Proteins co-encoded in one Zalophus californianus isolate mZalCal1 chromosome 9, mZalCal1.pri.v2, whole genome shotgun sequence genomic window:
- the LOC118357349 gene encoding ribonuclease P protein subunit p20-like: protein MAENREPRGAVEAELDPVEYTLRKRLPHHRPWRPNDIYVNMKTDFKAQLARCQKLLDGGARGQNSCSEICIHDLGLAINHVISIALQLQAGSFGSLQVAANTSTVELVDELEPETDTREPLTRICNNSAIHIRVFRVAPK from the coding sequence ATGGCGGAAAACCGAGAGCCCCGCGGGGCCGTCGAGGCTGAGCTGGACCCGGTGGAGTATACCCTTCGGAAGCGGCTCCCCCACCACCGGCCCTGGAGGCCCAATGACATTTATGTCAACATGAAGACTGACTTTAAGGCCCAGTTGGCCCGCTGCCAAAAGCTTCTGGACGGAGGGGCTCGGGGTCAGAATTCATGCAGTGAGATCTGCATTCATGACTTGGGCCTGGCCATCAACCATGTCATCAGCATTGCCCTACAGCTTCAGGCAGGCAGCTTCGGGTCCTTGCAGGTGGCTGCCAATACCTCCACTGTGGAGCTTGTCGATGAGCTGGAACCAGAGACTGATACACGAGAGCCACTGACCCGCATCTGCAACAACTCGGCCATCCACATCCGGGTCTTTAGGGTTGCACCCAAGTAA